A stretch of DNA from Aciduliprofundum sp. MAR08-339:
CCCTCCTCCATCCGCGACCTGAATCCTCAATCACATGCCAGCCCTTCTCCCTTGCAAGTTTTTTTGCCTCCTCCTCGGTGTAAAACGGCCCGATGGGCTTTGTTGGATTCTTGAATGCCGGATCTTTCTCATCCACAATCACCCGCGTGAGTATGGCAACCACACTCTTATCTATACCCTTATTTCTTATAACCTCATAAAAACTCTGGGCAAGAAAGTAACCTATTTCACCCTGAGACATGGCTCCGCATACATCGAGGGGCATGGGTGGAACAACATTTCGGGAATTCTCGTTCTGAAGAAGTATGGCCCCGACCTGAGGCCCGTTCCCATGGGTGATGACCACTTTATAACTTTCAAAAAGTGGATATATGGCCTCCGCAGTTTCCCTTGCCCTTAGCATCTGCTCCGCCGCAGTCCCTTTATCCCCAGGTCTAAGCAGTGCGTTACCACCCACAGCGAGAACAACGGTTTTCATAGAAAGGGAAAGGCAGG
This window harbors:
- the arcC gene encoding carbamate kinase; translation: MKTVVLAVGGNALLRPGDKGTAAEQMLRARETAEAIYPLFESYKVVITHGNGPQVGAILLQNENSRNVVPPMPLDVCGAMSQGEIGYFLAQSFYEVIRNKGIDKSVVAILTRVIVDEKDPAFKNPTKPIGPFYTEEEAKKLAREKGWHVIEDSGRGWRRVVPSPDPLGIVEKDAIRRLIDSGFIAIAVGGGGIPVIRKNGKLQGVEGVIDKDLASATLARDIRAEKMIILTSVEQVYLNFGTPEQMGIGEMSVDEAERYLKEGHFKKGSMYPKILASIRFIRNGGEEVLITSPEKLMDALNGNTGTRVYPSH